DNA sequence from the Pseudophryne corroboree isolate aPseCor3 chromosome 6, aPseCor3.hap2, whole genome shotgun sequence genome:
CTCCCATTCACCTTCTGCTAATCAGGAAACAGGCCAGCTTGTAAAGGACCAAGAAATGACAGGCCAGGCACAGCATGCCACTCAGTGCTTACAGCAATAACTACAATATATGTAGAATCTGGCAAAGTAATATGCATAGAAAGACACCTGCAGAGAGCACGCCCATTGTCGCCCTCTGCCACGTTTTGTAATACACACCCCTAATTCTTGTCCTGGGACACCAAAGCTTAGTCTTCTGACAGCAGCACCTTCACTATTAGGGGCAGGTAGGAGCCTTACACCTGGGGCCCTCCAGCAGCTCCTACTAGCGGCTCCCATGCTAATGGAGACGAGTCATCAACAGCAGCATTAGGGAGGTGTTAGGGTACTGCTAGCACACACATTTTATAGCATGAACTCTGACACTTCAACACCCTCCTCAACTGTTATAAATAAATTCCTATAACAAAATGTATGATTATATACATTTTTAAACCAGATTTTCATTAGTAACCCCCATAATGCACTTAAGTCATGGCAATATtggaactacagatgtgtccttacatccttgctgcagtcaggcTAAACAGACCGTAAAGTAGCGCCATGCCattcttgtttttttttgtgttttttccatGAAACACTAACGTAgcgtttcggatgcagatagagccgctattatacacagaatatatgcatgctgcatatcatatacagcagcagttgcttgtgcatcctacatTACTTTGCGTATAAGACATTTTtgtgaatatataaaaaataagacacACTTGGCGCTACCAAGTCACGCGGCACTTGCACAATGTGTAACacgacttgtagcgcatggagcaaagatgtaaaaggacacatctgtatgaataCAAAATGTAATAAGACACTGAAGCATCTTAAATGCTACTGtgcctttataataataataaaaaatatcaaCAGCCATAACCTCCTTAGACAATTCACAGATCTCCgctacaaaacaaaaaacaagtcaTTTAATCCTTCCTGTACACAGCAAGCTGCACATTGTTCCCCACATCCCCATATGCCAACATCCCAGCCACATTTATAGAGCCATATCGCTAGGGAAGGGTTACCTTAGAGGAAAAGTACCCAAAAGCCCTCCAATGTCAACAGATTTCAGCAATAGCTTCCTAAACAAACAGCACCCTGTTATTCTTAATCCATGCGGGTCCACTACAAGTCGTACAAACAGAAGCCATTGTTTCCCATCTGGCACTCACAAGACTAAACTCAGCAACCTATGTACCTGGCTGTATCTGTGCTAGAACCAGCAACCCTGGTATAAGTTACCCACAGGGTAATAGGGGTTGTTGCATCAAgcagtggggggggagggggagatttgaagttacccatagcaaccaatgagctttgaggtaacatttatcaagtacattctatgggcggtattcagttCATTTCACCCCCTTCCACGCTCGTTCTGTTTCTGATGACGGGTGTGGTAAAATAATTTCAGCTTGCTAGCACTGGGGTAGCGAGAAACAGCTAAACCAGATTACCGTGGGCGCTATAACGGGGATCAATTTAGAAAGTGATATACCATTTGAATAACGCCCTATAAATGATAGGTAGAAATTACTTGATTGTTATGAGCAAATTCTCCACTGCTTCATCAAATAACCCCAAAGAACACGGACTTAAATTTCTCCAGCCTCAGAATCCTCAATAAGGCTTTAAACCATAATTTTATTTGTAAGACAAGGCAGCTTATAGTAGAAACAGGCAAGGGGGAATGTAAGAGCCTGTGATAAGCAGGAAGTGTGAGGAACTTTGTGCAAGTTATCCGTGTTTTTTAAAGCTGTAATGATTTATACTGCAAAACCTGCCTGATTTAGCAGTGTAAATgacttgctttaaaaaaaaaaaaaaaaagaaattaaaaacacAGAAAATTTGCAAAAAGTCTtccttctcgcaggctattacaagaCCCCCTCCTCCCCCAAACACACACAATCTTGAGGAAGGTTATTTTGCTGCAATCAAACAAGTGAAGGACTTTTATTTTGTTCAGATTAGTCCATATCATCCTTAGCCTATATATTTGTTCTAGAAAACAATGGAAATGGTCTACCACAGAACAAAGACAGCTTGTGACAAATAGTGTTTTCAGCAGCAATATTAGACAGACCGCTTTCCCTATAGATCTAGATCTCTATGCCCTGGAGGATGATCAAGTTACCCATGATGAGGGTAATGTCTGGCTGAAGGCAACCAGGGAAAGCTGTAACACAAGAATGACATGTTATATTTTTTCGTTCCTGGTTGAAGAGTGTCCTATAACAGCTTCCGTAGTGAAGGAAGATCAGGGTATCTTCCACAGCTATTTCCACAAATATACATACCATACAGGAAATCTATATACATACCACACATAGAATCTATGTGCCAAAGCATGGAAGTGGAAAGATATTTAACATTACAAATGGTATTATCAATAACCAGTTACACAAATAGATACAATTACAGCATAATTCCAAAGCGCTGATACAGGGAACATACGAGAACATTGGTACACCCTGCTCAAGTGCTTTTATTTATGGAAATTCCTACTCacaaatatataaaataagaaaataCACATGGCTTTAAGATGTGCCACAGTAACAAAATGAGAATGCTGGAGGCAGGAACATCAAACAAATCTGCCTTAAAATTGTGGTATAAAGAACCCGAGTGCTGTACGAGCTGAGGTGGTTTCCTATGGTCTGTGAATGGACAGTCCCGGTGGAGTGCGAGGTACGCTCTTGAGGTGGTGGCTTTGGCCACAATGAGCTTGGAGCAGGAGTTGGTAAGTGCTTATTCTATTCCTCTACATGAGGAGAGAGCACCAGAAGTAGACTGCACTTTGAGGAGTTCCTCCCCGTGTATCATGACAATCAGAAGGTATATCCAACTCCTGGGAATAGTCCTTTGTGTGCAGAAAGTTTTGGCTCTAATCACAACGCAAACAATACAGCTTTCATTGGACACCACCAATTTCTCACTTATTCATTGCAGGAGACAAAGACGTGCtagtgtgtaataataataataaaaaaagttccTGTTGCAGGAATGCTGCACTAGAATTTAGAGATGGCAGTGTCTCACAGAAGGAGAGGAAATACAGCTGTGCCCACAGAAATTAATATCTACTATAACAAAGGACTGCAGTCAGAACAAACTAAACTGGAAGATCTCCTTTAGCGTTTCATGATGGGCAGGTGTATGGAGCTACGATCTCTGCCAGCGTCAATCAGCTGAACAGTGAGAGGGGTGATCCCTGTAGAATCACATGCCCCATTTATCAAAAATCCAAGTGCTATTAATCCTGGACATCTTCTGGCAGAACCATATTAGCCACCTAACAGAAGGCAGTATCAGACCATCAATAAGGAAATATAGAGAAAGGAATTCTAGCCAAAGCTACACTTGACTAGGCAAATCTTCCTCAAATTTACTTTAGTAGCAGATTATTATTACCTTCAAGATAGAGACTCTGGAGCCTGAGGACATCATGCAAAATAGAAAGGTTGGCAGTGGCCAAACAGATCATACTCTGATTCGGAAGTTGCCGCTGCTATTTAgttctttttaacttttttttttttttaagggggaaaGGGCATGGTTAAATAGTTGACTGTAAGCAGATTTCCTTGGTAGGCTTGCACGCCCCAGCATTACAGTACTTATATGCAGTCCATTGAGTTCTCTGGGATTGTGTTAAGTGCACCAGTGAGGCCCTTAGTGGGGGCACAAGACGGGGGTAGCATAGCATGGGAGGCAGGGTCCACATTTTCAATATCTTCCATCTTTGATTCACTAGCACTATCCCAATTGATATGAAAGCGTGTCACACGTGGATTTGATGCCAGGATGTTCCTTTGAAGCTGAAAGAcaggatggaaaaaaaaaaatcagatgctGGGCACTGAATGTGCTTCTTTATCAACACATGTATAGCAGGTGATCCAGGCagaatgtcgacaccagaatgtctAAAGTtgtaaatgtcgacatggacataaGGCAGACAATCACAAATAGAAATTTTTGGGCTAGGCTAATGCTTAAACTGGCAACGTATGCTGATATTATGCTTCTCAACTCTAAAGTCCAGATCGACATTCAAAACCCATCTGAATGTCAACTTTCATACCACAGCAGTAAAGCAGCCGTGTGACCCCACAACTACATATTTCAGTTATGACCGCattggtttttacgctttcacggtTTTAAAGGATACGTCCATTGCATGCAAATGGTTTCCATAAAAATACTGGGTCAAGATAAACACATTGTCCAATATAACATGGCAGCTTACATTGAGGCACAGCAATAGCTGGTCTGACCAAGATTTAAATTGGTCACATGCTTTGCTAGACAGCCATAGGATTGTACTCCATCCACTGTAAATTCTATGTGCCGTCTCTTCAGCTGTTGACTGAAGGCAACATGTTAACCGCACAAGAGGACTATACGGTATGTTGTCTTTGTATGTACGTACTTTATGGGATATGTAGATCAGTGTCCCAATCATTGTAGTGATACCATGGCACCAGCTCATTTTGGATTGATACAAAGCCATAACATAGCTTACTAATATTCAGAGCAATGAGCACAAATGTGTTTCTAGTGTCACAGGAACTTTTATTGAGCAAATATCAGCCTTTTATCCTTACATATGGAATCACCTACATCCAAGATGCACACATAATAAAACAAGTCAAACCACATGATCTATAAGCAATGGATCTCTTCGGGAGAGAGCAGAATCAGTCTCCACTCCCATGGGATCAGTTCTAGTCTAATTGGATAAAGATAATGTGATGGGTGTGAATAATTATCGCATAGCATTTTCATACCAAGGAGCTTAATTTAGCCCAGTCTTTTACACTTTCTTACAGATCAAACCAGCCGGCTACAGATCTCCCCATCCCGGCCCTAATTTTAACATCTTTGCACAACTCCATTAATccaaaataagtgtgtgtgtgtgtgtgttaaaccttTTTGTTGACCAATATAAGAAACCTCTCAGATTGCAAAGGACAATATCCTTTTCTCAAGGTACACAAGATGGAACATACCCATCACTCTACTCTTTCTAACACTGAAATGTTTTACAAAGCATGGACATTTTGCCCAATAATGTGTTCTACAGAACGCTGTGGCCTGGTGATCCGATATTAATGCGTTTTTGAGAGGTTGCCGGGCAAAGTGGGAACGTGATCCCATTTTTCTgccgatgttttttttttttttaaagtaaacaaccACAACAGCTGCAAACAGGAACATGTGTTAAAATTAAAGTAACAAGTAGGACCGGTTCAAGTACCTGACTGAAGTCTGGCTTCAACGGTGGATTCTCTCTCAGCTCAGGGTCAGAGTACTCATTATTGACATAATAGCCGACTCTGATGAACTCCTGTCCTCTGTATGTGCATGTGATTAGGACGACCGTAACCCCCACAGCATCAGACTCTGGGATAAGGCTTGAATTTGGAGCATCTGCCTGCAAATTTTAAAGCATAATACAATTTTTCTGAAGCCATTACATTAGGTGGCTTTTATCCAGCCACAAAGATCTGTACAGCATTTAACAGCAAACATCAATACAAGTCATTTCCATTCTCCACTTATACATTGAAATGGTCTGTTAGGTAACACTAAAACACAAATACCTTTCAAATATCTATATATCTGTATCTCACACTTGAAACTAATCAGATTTGCAAAGCATGATGGGAGTAAGTTCCTAAAACCTGATGCCAGAGAATAGCATGTTACACAAAGCAACTAAATTTTCCAGTATGATTAAAAACTTGAGAGATGATCCAAATGATTGGTATGGGTAACATACTACATTAGCCATTATAGTCTCTAAAACCGGCTTGGTGTTGCACTAATATCTGCCTTGCAGTCAAATGCATGGGCTCTGCGTAGTCAGATGGTATGGcccaatgggggagggggggggggggggggggggggggggttgtaagcAATTAAGTGCAATAATGAATAGCGCTGAGAATGAGTGCCCAAAGCTATTTAGCCGCATCACATCTGGAATCGTTGTTGGTAGATGCAAGTAACCACGTCTAAAGAATGCTTTTAGTTGCAGTAAACAGCATTCTCAGACTTGCTAGGCGCGATACGGATGGTAAGCTTGCAACTCACAGTGAGGCACTCGTTTTGCTGTATTTCTAAACCTCAAGTCAGGAGTTCACAGCACGGGTAAATGAATACCTCCAGCCACTCATTCCCATCACTATTCAATAGAGtgtttaattgaataccccccactacTCTCTAGATGTgggattttatttttaaaatacatataatataaataagaatttacttaccgataattctatttctcatagtccgtagtggatgctggggactccgtaaggaccatggggaatagcggctccgcaggagactgggcacatctaaagaaagctttaggactatctggtgtgcactggctcctccccctttgaccctcctccaagcctcagttaggatactgtgcccggacgagcatacacaataaggaaggattttgaatcccggtaagactcataccagccacaccaatcacaccgtataacctgtgatctgaacccagttaacagcatgataacagaggagcctctgaaagatggctcacaacaataataacccgatttttgtaacaataactatgtacaagtattgcagacaatccgcacttgggatgggcgcccagcatccactacggactatgagaaatagaattatcggtaagtaaattcttattttctctaacgtcctaagtggatgctggggactccgtaaggaccatggggattataccaaagctcccaaacgggcgggagagtgcggatgactctgcagcaccaaatgagagaactccaggtcctcctcagccagggtatcaaatttgtagaattttgcaaacgtgtttgcccctgaccaagtagcagctcggcaaagttgtaaagccgagacccctcgggcagccgcccaagatgagcccaccttccttgtggaatgggcttttacagatttaggctgcggtagtcccaccgcagaatgcgccagctgaatagtgctacaaatccagcgcgcgatagtctgcttagaagcaggagcacccagtttgttgggtgcatacaggataaacagcgagtcagttttcctgactccagccgtcctggaaacaaattttcagggccctgactacgtccagtaacttggaggcctccaagtccctagtagccgcaggcaccaccaataggttggttcaggtgagacgctgaaaccaccttggggagaaactgaggatgagtcctcaattccgccctgtccgaatggaaaatcagataagggctttttcaggataaagccgccaattctgacacgcgcctggcccaggccagggccaacagcatgaccactttccatgtgagatattttaactccacagatttaagtggttcaaaccaatgtgacttttggaacccaaaactacattgagatcccaaagtgccactggaggcacaaaaggaggctgtatatgcagtaccccttttacaaacgtctgaacttcagggactgaagctagttctttttggaagaaaattgacagggccgaaatttgaaccttaatggaccccaatttcaggcccatagacactcctgtttgcaggaaatgtaggaatcgacccagttgaatttcctccgtcgggccttactggcctcgcaccacgcaacatattttcgccaattgcggtgataatgtttttgcggttacatccttcctggctttgatcaggatagggatgacttcatccggaatgccttttttccttcaggatccggcgttcaaccgccatgccgtcaaacgcagccgcggtaagtcttggaacagacagggtccttgctggagcaggtcccttcttagaggtagaggccacggatcctccgtgagcatctcttgaagttccggttaccaagtccttcttggccaatccggaaccacgaatatagtgcttactcctctccatcttatcaatctcagtaccttgggtatgagaggcagaggagggaacacataccctgactggtacacccacggtgttaccagagcgtctacagcttattgcctgagggtccctggacctggcgcaatacctgtcgagtttttaatcatgtggaagacttctgggtgaagtccccactctcccgggtggaggtcgtgctgaggaagtctgcttcccagttgtccactcccggaatgaatactgctgacagtgctatcacatgattttccgcccagcttctgccattgccctcctgcttcttgtgccaccctgtctgtttacgtgggtgactgccgtgatgttgtccgactggatcaacaccggctgaccttgaagcagaggtcttgctaagcttagagcattgtaaatgtcccttagcttcaggatatttatgtgaagtgatgtctccaggctggcatccgtggtcaccaggacccagtcctgaatgccgaatctgcggccctctagaagatgagcactctgcaaccaccacaggagggacacccttgtccttggtgacagggttatccgctgatgcatctgaagatgcgatccggaccatttgtccagcaggtcccactggaaagttcttgcgtggaatctgccgaatgggattgcttcgtaggaagccaccattttacccagaacccttgtgcattgatgcactgagacttggctcggttttaggaggttcctgactagctcggataactccctggctttctcctccgggagaaacacctttttctggactgtgtccaggatcatccctaggaacagaagacacgtcgtcggaaccaggtgcgattttggaatattgagaatccaatcgtgctgccgcaacactacctgagatagtgctacaccgacctccaactgttccctggatcttatccttatcagggaattgtccaaggaagggataactaaaattcacttccttcgaaggaatatcatcatttcggccattaccttggtaaagacccggggtgccgtgtaccatccatacggcagcgtctgaaccgatagtgacagttctgtaccataaacctgaggtacccttggtgagaagggtaaattttaacatgaaggtaagcatccttgatgtcccgagacatcatgtagtccccttcttccaggttcgcaatcactgctctgagtgactcaatcttgaatttgaacctctgtacttaagtgttcaaagattttagatttagaatcggtctcaccgagccgtccggcttcggtaccacaacagtgtggaataataccccgttcagtgttgcaggaggggtatcttgattatcacctgctgggaatacagcttgtgaatggcttccaaaactgtctccctgtcagaacgagacatcggtaaagcagactttaggaaacggcgagggggagacgtctcgaattctaatttgtacccctgagatatcacctgaaggatccaggggtctacttgcgagtgagcccactacgcgctgaaattcattgagacgggccccccaccgtgcctgattctgcttgtaaagccccagcgtatactgagggcttggcagagggtttctgttcctgggaactggctgatttctgcagcctttttcctctccctctgtcacggggcagaaatgaggaaccttttgcccgcttgtccacgaaaagactgcgcctgataatacggcgtcttctcatgttgagaggcgacctggggtacaaacgtggaattcccagctgttgccgtggccaccaggtctgaaagaccgaccccaaataactccttccttaataaagcaatacttccaaatgccgtttggaatacgcatcacctgaccactgacgtgtccataaccctctactggtagaaatggacaacgcgcttagacttgatgccagtcggcaaatattccgctgtgcatcacgcatatataaaaatgcatcttttaaatgctctataggcaaaaatatactgtccctatctagggtatcaatattttcagtcagggaatccgaccacgccaacccagcactgcacatccaggctgaggcgattgctggtcgcagtataacaccagtatgtgtgtaaataccttttaggatacccccctgctttctatcagcaggatccttaagggcggccatctcaggcgaaggtagagcccttacaagcgtgtgagcgctttatcccccctagggggtgtttcccaacgcaccctaacctctggcgggaaaggatataatgccaataacattttagaaattatccgttgttatcgggggaaacccacgcatcatcacacacctcatttaatttctcagattcaggaaaactacaggtagtttttcctcaccgaacataataccccttttttggtggtactcgtattatcagaaatgtgtaaaacatttttcattgcctcaatcatgtaacgtgtggccctactggaagtcacattcgtctcttcaccgtcgacactggagtcagtatccatgtcggcatctatatctgccatctgaggtaacgggcgctttagagcccctgacggcctatgagacgtctggacaggcacaagctgagtagccggctgtctcatgtcaaccactgtcttttatacagagctgacactgtcacgtaattccttccaacagttcatccactcaggtgtcgaccccctagggggtgacatcactattacaggcaatctgctccgtctccacatcatttttctcctcatacatgtcgacacaaaagtaccgacatacagcacacacacagggaatgctctgatagaggacaggaccccactagccctttggggagacagagggagagtttgccagcacacaccagagcgctatatatatatatatacacacagggataaccttatataagtgtttttccccttatagctgctgtatagttaatactgcgcctaattagtgcccccctctctttttttaaccctttctgtagtgtagtgactgcaggggagagccagggagcttccctccaacggagctgagggaaaatggcgccagtgtgctgaggagataggctccgcccctttttcgcggacttttctcctgcttttttatggattctggcaggggttaaatgcatccatatagcccaggagctatatgtgatgcatttttttgccatccaaggtgtttttattgcgtctcagggcgccccccccagcgccctgcaccctcagtgaccgaagtgtgctgagagcaatggcgcacagctgcagtgctgtgcgctaccttgttgaagacaggacgtcttctgccgccgattttccggacctcttctgccttctggctctgtaagggggccggcggcgcggctctgggacccatccaagctgggcctgtgatcgtccctctggagctaatgtccagtagcctaagaagcccaatccactctgctcgcaggtgagttcgcttcttctccccttagtccctcaatgcagtgagcctgttgccagcaggtctcactgaaaataaaaaacctaatctaaaactttcactaagaagctcaggagagcccctagtgtgcacccttctcgttcgggcacagagatctaactgaggcttggaggagggtcatagggggaggagctagtgcacaccagatagtcctaaagctttctttagatgtgcccagtctcctgcggagccgctattccccatggtccttacggagtccccagcatccacttaggacgttcgagaaataagATTTTGCATAGGGCTACTTATATTAGGTTTAGCGCTAAATTAACAGTGTTCTTTTTTGTGCTTAGATTAACTATAAAAGCAGGCAGTACATTCACATTCTGAATTCTTAGCTGCAGCCCACAGGAGGTGACGGGGGAGGGGGCAAAACTCAGTTCCTAATGCAAGTAGGCAAAGTAAAAAGCTTGTGGCAAGATCAGGGATATCAGGCATAAAAAAGTAAATGTTAAGCTTACCAGGCATCCCATTCGCGCCAGCTTTTGTGATAATGTGTGTACTATAATCACTGTTATGCCAATGTTTTGAGTATACGCTCTACTAAATAGTAGTGTGTATTCTTAAATCTCAACA
Encoded proteins:
- the LOC134936592 gene encoding histone chaperone asf1b; protein product: MAKVQILNMVVLDNPCPFRNPFQFEITFECIEDLPDDLEWKIIYVGSAESEDYDQVLDSVLVGPVPAGRHMFVFQADAPNSSLIPESDAVGVTVVLITCTYRGQEFIRVGYYVNNEYSDPELRENPPLKPDFSQLQRNILASNPRVTRFHINWDSASESKMEDIENVDPASHAMLPPSCAPTKGLTGALNTIPENSMDCI